The Chlamydiales bacterium genome window below encodes:
- a CDS encoding glycine C-acetyltransferase — protein sequence MNHAFYTHLEKELETLKNNGLYKQERIITSPQSASISLNSGKQVLNFCANNYLGLGSNSEVIQAAKESYSKYGFGLASVRFICGTQNVHTELEKRLSQFLHTEDTILYSSCFDANGGLFEPFLGEEDAIISDSLNHASIIDGIRLCKAKRLRYANNDMEDLEKQLKETQNARFRLIATDGVFSMDGIIANLKAVCDLADKYNALVMVDDCHAVGFMGENGRGTIEHCNVLGRVDFITGTLGKALGGASGGYISGKKEAIAYLRQKSRPYLFSNTLCPSIAAASLKVLDLLEHDHSLQKKLHENSHYFRREMSALGFNLVPGEHPIIPVMLGDAALAQKFASRMLDHGIYVIGFFYPVVPMNKARIRTQMSAAHNKEHLDAAIHAFKLVGKELNVI from the coding sequence ATGAATCACGCATTTTATACACACCTTGAAAAAGAACTAGAAACTCTTAAAAATAATGGTCTCTACAAACAAGAAAGGATCATCACTTCTCCTCAAAGTGCTTCCATCTCTCTAAACAGCGGCAAACAGGTATTAAACTTTTGTGCAAATAATTATTTAGGCCTAGGAAGTAACTCTGAAGTAATTCAAGCTGCAAAAGAAAGCTATTCCAAGTATGGTTTTGGACTTGCATCTGTACGTTTTATCTGTGGAACTCAAAATGTACATACAGAATTGGAAAAGAGATTATCTCAATTTCTACACACAGAAGACACAATCCTATACTCTTCTTGCTTTGATGCCAATGGGGGCCTTTTTGAGCCTTTTCTAGGAGAAGAAGATGCGATCATTAGTGATAGCCTAAACCATGCAAGCATTATCGATGGCATTCGTCTCTGTAAAGCCAAGCGCTTAAGATATGCTAACAACGATATGGAAGATCTTGAAAAGCAGCTTAAAGAGACTCAAAATGCAAGGTTTCGTCTTATAGCGACAGATGGCGTCTTTTCCATGGATGGGATTATTGCCAACCTAAAAGCTGTCTGTGACCTTGCAGACAAATATAATGCACTTGTTATGGTAGATGATTGTCATGCTGTTGGCTTCATGGGAGAAAATGGAAGAGGCACAATAGAACATTGCAACGTGCTTGGAAGAGTCGATTTTATCACAGGAACACTTGGAAAGGCGCTTGGGGGCGCATCTGGTGGTTATATATCTGGAAAAAAAGAAGCTATTGCCTATTTAAGACAAAAATCACGCCCCTATTTATTTTCTAATACTCTTTGCCCGAGTATAGCAGCTGCAAGCTTAAAGGTACTAGACCTTCTTGAGCACGATCACAGCCTGCAAAAGAAACTACATGAAAACAGCCACTATTTTAGAAGAGAGATGAGCGCGCTTGGCTTTAACTTAGTTCCAGGAGAGCACCCCATCATTCCTGTTATGCTTGGCGATGCAGCCCTAGCACAAAAGTTTGCAAGTCGCATGCTCGACCATGGAATCTACGTCATTGGCTTCTTTTATCCCGTAGTTCCGATGAATAAAGCTCGCATTCGCACGCAAATGTCTGCAGCTCACAACAAAGAGCATCTAGATGCTGCAATTCACGCATTTAAACTCGTTGGAAAAGAGCTCAACGTAATTTAA
- a CDS encoding ABC transporter ATP-binding protein, whose translation MERKTLLHATTISKSFFEPKEQRLFSHVSLEVKECDTIAIMGASGEGKSTLLHILGTLEYATSGSLKIAGKIVSKRNAPQIRNTHIGFVFQSFHLLEDYTVLENILMPAKIAKNDTRAGSSTYKRAFSLLEDVGLSSKAYSSSKLLSGGEKQRIAIARALCNNPELILADEPSGNLDHANSEHIHELLLNLAKKHNKGVIVVTHDLELAGLCDRTYVLQNQQLQLKGTNNACSL comes from the coding sequence ATGGAAAGAAAGACACTTCTTCATGCAACAACAATATCCAAAAGCTTTTTTGAGCCGAAGGAACAGCGCCTTTTCTCACATGTTTCTCTAGAAGTTAAGGAATGCGATACAATTGCCATTATGGGCGCCTCTGGTGAGGGAAAAAGCACTTTGCTACATATTTTAGGAACACTTGAATACGCAACGTCTGGCTCTCTAAAAATTGCTGGGAAAATTGTTTCTAAGCGCAATGCACCACAAATTAGAAATACACATATTGGCTTTGTTTTTCAATCCTTTCACCTTCTTGAAGACTATACAGTGCTAGAAAACATTTTGATGCCAGCCAAAATTGCTAAAAATGATACACGAGCAGGCTCTAGCACCTATAAAAGAGCTTTTTCTTTACTCGAAGATGTTGGCCTTTCAAGCAAAGCTTATAGCTCATCCAAACTACTTTCTGGGGGTGAAAAACAGCGTATTGCTATTGCCAGAGCGCTTTGCAACAACCCTGAACTTATTTTAGCAGATGAGCCTTCTGGAAATTTGGACCATGCTAACTCAGAACATATCCATGAACTTCTCTTAAACCTTGCAAAGAAACATAATAAAGGAGTCATTGTTGTTACCCATGATCTGGAACTTGCAGGTCTTTGTGATCGTACTTATGTTCTTCAAAATCAACAGCTGCAGCTTAAAGGAACAAACAATGCATGCAGCCTTTGA